A window of the Bacteroides thetaiotaomicron VPI-5482 genome harbors these coding sequences:
- a CDS encoding dihydrolipoamide acetyltransferase family protein encodes MSRFEIKMPKLGESITEGTIVSWSVKVGDVIQEDDVLFEVNTAKVSAEIPSPVAGKVVEILFKEGDTVAVGTVVAVVDMGGEEASDEETASGKETPESKENASSDAEKVSSQVAKAEERWYSPVVIQLARGANIPKEELDSIQGTGYEGRLSKKDIKDYIEKKKRGISEVSKAAIPTGDALTASMPSSTGGAGSMTTSPVAASVQTPVAAPSAPSKQAPAAANIPGVEVKEMDRVRRIIADHMVMSKKVSPHVTNVVEVDVTKLVRWREKNKDAFFRREGVKLTYMPVITEAVAKALAAYPQVNVSVDGYNILFKKHINIGIAVSLNDGNLIVPVVHDADHLNLNGLAVAIDSLALKARDNKLMPDDIDGGTFTITNFGTFKSLFGTPVINQPQVAILGVGYIEKKPAVIETPEGDTIAIRHKMYLSLSYDHRVVDGMLGGNFLHFIADYLENWKG; translated from the coding sequence ATGTCAAGATTCGAAATAAAAATGCCTAAGTTGGGCGAGAGTATAACCGAAGGGACGATTGTCTCTTGGTCTGTGAAAGTGGGGGATGTCATTCAGGAAGACGATGTTCTCTTCGAGGTAAATACGGCGAAAGTCAGTGCGGAAATACCTTCACCGGTAGCTGGTAAGGTAGTGGAAATTCTGTTTAAGGAAGGAGATACAGTCGCTGTAGGTACAGTGGTTGCTGTTGTAGATATGGGAGGTGAAGAGGCATCCGATGAAGAAACTGCAAGTGGAAAAGAAACTCCAGAAAGTAAGGAGAATGCTTCTTCTGATGCAGAAAAAGTATCTTCTCAGGTAGCAAAGGCTGAGGAACGCTGGTATTCTCCTGTGGTGATTCAATTGGCACGAGGTGCAAATATTCCGAAAGAAGAACTTGATTCGATACAAGGCACAGGATACGAAGGCCGGTTAAGCAAGAAAGATATAAAGGATTATATTGAGAAGAAGAAAAGGGGAATTTCCGAAGTCTCGAAGGCGGCGATACCTACCGGTGATGCACTTACGGCTTCTATGCCTTCTTCGACTGGAGGGGCTGGCTCTATGACAACTTCTCCTGTGGCGGCTTCCGTGCAAACTCCTGTTGCTGCACCGTCTGCTCCATCTAAACAAGCACCTGCAGCTGCTAATATTCCGGGAGTAGAAGTGAAAGAAATGGATCGTGTCCGCCGGATTATTGCGGATCATATGGTGATGTCCAAGAAGGTTTCACCACACGTAACCAATGTAGTAGAGGTAGACGTAACCAAACTGGTACGCTGGCGTGAAAAGAATAAAGACGCTTTCTTCCGCCGTGAGGGAGTGAAACTGACCTATATGCCTGTCATAACAGAAGCTGTTGCAAAAGCATTGGCAGCATATCCTCAGGTCAATGTATCTGTTGACGGATATAATATTCTTTTCAAGAAACATATCAATATCGGTATTGCTGTTTCTTTGAATGATGGCAATCTGATAGTTCCTGTGGTACACGATGCCGATCATCTGAACTTGAATGGATTGGCTGTAGCTATAGACTCGCTGGCATTGAAGGCTCGTGATAACAAATTGATGCCAGATGATATTGACGGAGGTACGTTTACCATTACTAATTTCGGTACATTCAAGAGTTTGTTCGGTACGCCGGTGATCAATCAGCCCCAGGTTGCCATTTTGGGAGTGGGATATATTGAGAAGAAGCCTGCCGTAATAGAGACACCGGAAGGTGATACGATTGCTATCCGTCATAAGATGTATCTGTCCCTGTCTTATGACCATCGTGTAGTTGACGGTATGCTGGGAGGCAACTTCCTGCACTTCATAGCCGATTACCTGGAAAACTGGAAGGGCTGA
- the lpdA gene encoding dihydrolipoyl dehydrogenase, translated as MNFDIAIIGGGPAGYTAAERAGANGLRAVLFEKKAIGGVCLNEGCIPTKTLLYSAKILDSIKSASKYGISAESPSFDLTKIMSRKEKTVKMLTGGVKMTVNSYGVTIVEKEAFIEGEENGLIRIICDGERYEVKYLLVCTGSDTVIPPIPGLSEVSYWTSKEALEIKELPETLVVIGGGVIGMEFASFFNSMGVKVHVVEMMPEILGVMDKETSSMLRMEYAKRGVTFYLNTKVIEVKPDGVVIEKDGKASTIKTEKILLSVGRKANITNVGLDKLNIELHRNGVKVDEYLQTSHPGVYACGDITGYSLLAHTAIREAEVAINHILGVEDRMNYNSVPGVVYTNPEVAGVGKTEEELTKQGIPYRVTKLPMAYSGRFVAENEQVNGICKLILDEADHIIGCHMLGNPASELIVIAGIAIQKGYTVEEFQKNVFPHPTVGEIYHEVLS; from the coding sequence ATGAACTTTGATATAGCTATTATTGGTGGTGGCCCTGCTGGTTACACAGCTGCCGAAAGGGCAGGGGCAAACGGACTGAGAGCCGTTTTGTTTGAAAAAAAGGCAATAGGTGGGGTGTGTCTGAATGAAGGATGTATTCCTACTAAAACGTTGTTATATTCTGCTAAAATTCTGGATAGCATCAAGAGTGCTTCCAAATATGGCATTTCTGCCGAATCTCCTTCGTTTGATTTAACTAAAATAATGAGCCGTAAAGAGAAAACGGTGAAAATGCTGACTGGTGGGGTAAAGATGACTGTGAACTCTTACGGAGTGACGATCGTGGAAAAAGAAGCCTTTATAGAAGGAGAAGAAAACGGGCTGATCCGTATCATCTGTGACGGAGAAAGATATGAAGTGAAATATCTGCTGGTATGTACCGGTTCCGACACGGTTATTCCTCCGATACCGGGACTGTCGGAAGTTAGTTACTGGACGTCAAAAGAGGCTTTGGAGATCAAAGAGCTTCCTGAAACGTTGGTTGTTATAGGTGGTGGAGTCATAGGAATGGAGTTTGCTTCTTTCTTCAACAGTATGGGAGTGAAAGTGCATGTTGTCGAGATGATGCCGGAGATACTGGGAGTCATGGATAAGGAAACCAGCAGTATGCTTCGTATGGAATATGCAAAACGTGGAGTCACTTTCTACTTGAATACAAAAGTAATAGAAGTGAAACCTGACGGAGTCGTCATAGAGAAAGATGGGAAGGCTTCTACTATCAAAACGGAAAAGATCTTGCTCAGTGTGGGGCGTAAAGCAAATATTACCAATGTCGGATTGGATAAGCTGAATATAGAACTTCATCGGAATGGGGTTAAAGTAGACGAATATCTTCAGACTTCTCATCCCGGAGTATATGCGTGCGGTGATATTACAGGCTATTCTTTATTGGCGCATACGGCAATTCGGGAGGCGGAAGTGGCAATCAATCATATTTTAGGAGTGGAAGACCGGATGAATTATAACAGTGTGCCGGGAGTTGTCTACACCAATCCGGAAGTGGCCGGCGTAGGTAAGACAGAAGAAGAGCTGACCAAACAGGGCATTCCTTATCGTGTTACGAAGTTGCCGATGGCTTATTCCGGACGTTTTGTTGCGGAAAACGAACAAGTAAATGGAATATGTAAGCTGATACTTGATGAAGCTGATCATATTATCGGTTGTCATATGCTTGGAAATCCTGCGTCGGAATTGATTGTGATTGCCGGAATAGCTATTCAGAAGGGCTATACGGTTGAGGAATTTCAGAAGAATGTATTTCCCCATCCTACGGTTGGAGAGATTTATCATGAGGTGCTTTCATAA
- a CDS encoding alpha-ketoacid dehydrogenase subunit alpha/beta — protein sequence MKKKYDIKTTDVETLKKWYHLMTLGRALDEKAPSYQLQSLGWSYHAPYAGHDGIQLAVGQVFTLGEDFLFPYYRDMLTVLSAGMTAEEIILNGISKATDPGSGGRHMSNHFAKPEWHIENISSATGTHDLHAAGVARAMVYYGHKGVAITSHGESATSEGFVYEAINGASLERLPVIFVIQDNGYGISVPKSEQTANRKVAENFSGFKNLKIIYCNGKDVFDSMNAMTEAREYAISTRNPVIVQANCVRIGSHSNSDKHTLYRDENELEYVKEADPLMKFRRMLLRYKRLTEEELLQIEAESKKELSAANRKALAAPEPDPKSIYDFVMPEPYQPQKYKEGTHQEEGEKTFLVNAINETLKAEFRHNPDTFIWGQDVANREKGGVFNVTKGMQQEFGEARVFSAPIAEDYIVGTANGMSRFDPKIHVVIEGAEFADYFWPAVEQYVECTHEYWRSNGKFAPNITLRLASGGYIGGGLYHSQNIEGALTTLPGARIVCPSFADDAAGLLRTSMRSKGFTLFLEPKALYNSVEAAAVVPEDFEVPFGKARIRREGTDLSIITYGNTTHFCLHVAEQLEKESGWKVEVIDIRSLIPLDKEAIFESVKKTSKALVVHEDKVFSGFGAELAAMIGTDMFRYLDGPVQRVGSTFTPVGFNPILEKEILPDEAKIYEAAKKLLEY from the coding sequence ATGAAAAAGAAATATGATATAAAGACTACGGATGTTGAAACACTGAAAAAGTGGTACCATCTGATGACATTAGGGCGTGCTTTGGACGAGAAGGCGCCGTCTTACCAGCTGCAATCCTTGGGTTGGTCATACCATGCTCCTTATGCGGGGCATGATGGTATCCAACTGGCTGTCGGTCAGGTTTTCACATTGGGAGAAGATTTCCTGTTCCCTTATTACAGAGATATGCTGACTGTGCTTTCTGCAGGAATGACTGCGGAAGAGATTATATTGAACGGCATTTCGAAAGCAACCGATCCCGGTAGCGGCGGACGTCATATGTCGAATCACTTCGCCAAACCGGAATGGCATATTGAAAATATATCTTCTGCTACCGGAACGCATGACCTGCATGCGGCGGGTGTAGCAAGAGCAATGGTATATTATGGGCATAAAGGAGTAGCAATCACTTCGCACGGAGAATCTGCTACTTCCGAAGGCTTTGTTTACGAGGCTATCAATGGAGCTAGTCTGGAACGTCTTCCAGTGATTTTCGTTATACAGGATAACGGATATGGCATCTCTGTTCCTAAATCCGAGCAGACTGCCAATCGTAAAGTAGCCGAGAACTTCTCCGGTTTCAAGAATCTGAAGATTATCTACTGCAATGGAAAAGATGTGTTCGATTCCATGAATGCCATGACTGAGGCACGCGAATATGCGATCAGTACCCGTAATCCTGTGATTGTACAGGCTAACTGCGTTCGTATCGGCTCTCATTCCAATTCGGATAAACATACACTTTATCGGGATGAAAACGAACTGGAATATGTGAAAGAAGCCGATCCGCTAATGAAGTTCCGCCGGATGTTATTGCGCTATAAGCGCTTGACGGAAGAGGAACTGCTGCAAATTGAAGCTGAATCAAAGAAGGAACTATCTGCTGCCAACCGCAAGGCGCTGGCTGCCCCTGAACCTGATCCTAAAAGCATTTACGATTTTGTGATGCCCGAACCTTATCAGCCGCAAAAATACAAAGAAGGTACTCATCAGGAAGAAGGAGAGAAGACTTTCCTGGTCAATGCAATTAATGAAACATTGAAAGCGGAATTCCGCCATAATCCGGATACCTTTATCTGGGGACAAGATGTGGCAAACAGAGAAAAAGGCGGGGTCTTTAATGTGACCAAAGGCATGCAGCAGGAATTTGGCGAGGCGCGTGTATTCAGCGCACCGATTGCCGAAGATTATATTGTAGGTACAGCCAATGGTATGAGCCGATTTGACCCTAAAATCCATGTAGTGATAGAAGGAGCTGAGTTTGCAGACTACTTCTGGCCTGCCGTAGAACAGTATGTGGAGTGTACTCATGAATATTGGCGCAGTAACGGTAAGTTTGCTCCGAATATCACTTTACGGCTTGCTTCCGGAGGATATATCGGTGGTGGATTATATCATTCCCAAAATATAGAGGGTGCTCTGACAACGTTGCCGGGTGCACGTATTGTCTGTCCTTCTTTTGCAGATGATGCAGCCGGATTGTTACGAACCAGTATGCGTTCAAAGGGATTTACCTTGTTTTTGGAACCGAAAGCTCTATATAATTCGGTAGAAGCGGCAGCTGTTGTTCCGGAAGATTTTGAGGTTCCTTTTGGAAAGGCACGTATTCGTCGTGAAGGAACGGATTTGAGCATTATTACTTATGGCAATACGACCCATTTCTGCCTGCACGTAGCAGAGCAACTGGAAAAAGAAAGTGGCTGGAAAGTCGAAGTGATCGATATTCGCTCATTGATACCATTAGATAAGGAGGCGATTTTCGAATCAGTGAAAAAGACTAGTAAAGCATTGGTTGTTCACGAAGACAAGGTATTCTCCGGTTTCGGTGCGGAACTTGCGGCTATGATCGGAACGGATATGTTCCGTTATCTGGATGGTCCGGTGCAGCGTGTCGGATCTACATTTACTCCTGTCGGTTTCAATCCGATTCTGGAAAAAGAGATATTGCCGGATGAGGCGAAGATCTATGAGGCAGCTAAAAAGCTATTGGAATATTAA
- a CDS encoding flavodoxin has protein sequence MKKIGLFYATKADKTTWVAEKIQKEFGKDRIEVVPIEQAWQNDFAAYDCLIVGASTWFDGELPTYWDELLPELRTLDLKGKKVAVFGLGDQIRYPENFADGIGLLAEVFEGDGATLVGFTSSERYTFERSRALRGDRWCGLVVDLDNQSEQAEKRIREWCEQVKNEFDSKP, from the coding sequence ATGAAGAAGATTGGTTTGTTTTATGCCACCAAAGCTGATAAGACTACTTGGGTGGCAGAGAAAATTCAGAAAGAATTTGGAAAAGATAGGATAGAAGTGGTGCCTATTGAGCAGGCATGGCAAAATGATTTTGCAGCTTACGATTGTTTAATAGTAGGTGCTTCGACCTGGTTTGACGGAGAACTTCCTACCTATTGGGATGAGTTATTGCCGGAACTTCGTACATTGGACTTGAAAGGGAAAAAAGTAGCTGTCTTCGGGTTAGGAGATCAGATACGTTATCCCGAAAACTTTGCTGACGGAATCGGACTGCTTGCCGAGGTATTTGAAGGAGACGGGGCCACACTGGTCGGTTTTACTTCTTCCGAAAGATACACTTTCGAACGTTCCAGAGCGTTGCGTGGTGATCGGTGGTGCGGTTTGGTCGTCGATTTGGATAATCAATCCGAGCAAGCGGAAAAGAGAATCAGGGAATGGTGCGAACAGGTAAAGAATGAGTTTGATTCAAAACCTTAA
- the prmA gene encoding 50S ribosomal protein L11 methyltransferase, which yields MKYFEFTFHTSPCTETVNDVLAAVLGEAGFESFVESEGGLTAYIQQALCDENTIKNAITEFPLPDTEITYTYVEAEDKDWNEEWEKNFFQPIVIDNRCVIHSTFHKDVPQATYDIVINPQMAFGTGHHETTSLIIGELLDNELKDKSLLDMGCGTSILAILARMRGARPCIAIDIDEWCVRNSIENIELNHVDDIAVSQGDASSLVGKGPFDIIIANINRNILLNDMKQYVACMHPGSELYMSGFYVDDIPFIRREAEKNGLTFVHHKEKNRWAAVKFTY from the coding sequence ATGAAGTATTTTGAGTTCACATTCCATACAAGTCCATGCACAGAAACAGTAAATGACGTACTGGCTGCCGTATTAGGTGAAGCCGGATTTGAAAGTTTTGTTGAAAGCGAAGGCGGACTGACTGCATACATACAACAGGCATTATGCGATGAAAATACAATAAAAAATGCAATAACCGAATTTCCTCTGCCCGATACGGAGATCACTTATACATACGTTGAAGCGGAAGACAAAGACTGGAACGAAGAATGGGAAAAAAATTTCTTTCAGCCGATTGTGATCGATAACCGATGTGTTATCCATAGTACCTTCCATAAAGATGTACCCCAGGCAACTTATGATATCGTTATCAATCCGCAAATGGCTTTCGGCACGGGACATCATGAAACGACAAGCCTCATCATCGGGGAGTTACTGGACAATGAGTTGAAAGATAAATCACTTCTGGATATGGGCTGTGGAACTTCGATCTTAGCTATTCTCGCCCGCATGCGGGGAGCACGCCCATGTATCGCTATTGACATTGACGAATGGTGTGTACGAAACTCTATTGAGAACATTGAATTAAACCACGTAGACGACATCGCCGTTTCACAAGGAGATGCCTCATCGCTTGTTGGCAAAGGGCCCTTTGATATCATCATCGCTAATATAAACCGGAATATTCTATTGAACGACATGAAGCAATACGTTGCCTGCATGCACCCGGGATCGGAACTTTATATGAGTGGATTTTATGTGGACGACATTCCTTTCATCCGCCGGGAAGCAGAAAAGAACGGACTGACCTTCGTACATCATAAGGAGAAAAACCGCTGGGCAGCAGTGAAGTTCACATATTAA
- a CDS encoding lipoate--protein ligase family protein, with protein sequence MRCFHNTFTDIYFHLAAEEYLLKQETDSVFMLWQDTPSVVMGKHQSVQLEVNREWAEEQQIQIARRFSGGGAVYHDLGNVNLTFIETVSRLPDFSLYLHRILDFLKLIGLPAKGDERLGIYLDGLKISGSAQCVHKNRVLYHCTLLYDTNLAALNKVLNPERDIETGVALPVYAVPSVRSEVTNISRYLPMETVDHFKAILFEYFSQKGCADTFSEKELEAIHKLRTEKYICEDWIFSR encoded by the coding sequence ATGAGGTGCTTTCATAACACTTTTACAGATATTTATTTTCATCTGGCGGCAGAAGAGTATTTGCTGAAGCAGGAAACAGATTCTGTTTTCATGCTTTGGCAGGACACTCCTTCTGTAGTGATGGGAAAACACCAATCTGTACAGTTGGAAGTGAACCGGGAATGGGCGGAAGAACAACAGATTCAAATAGCCCGTCGGTTTTCGGGTGGGGGAGCTGTATATCATGATTTGGGTAATGTCAATTTAACTTTTATCGAAACAGTGTCCCGCTTGCCTGATTTCAGTCTTTATCTTCATCGGATATTGGATTTCTTAAAACTGATAGGATTGCCGGCAAAAGGAGATGAACGTCTGGGTATCTATCTTGATGGTCTGAAAATATCGGGGAGTGCCCAGTGCGTACACAAGAACAGGGTGCTTTATCATTGTACTTTGCTGTATGATACGAATCTTGCTGCTTTAAATAAGGTATTGAATCCGGAGAGGGACATTGAGACGGGCGTGGCATTGCCTGTGTATGCTGTTCCGTCTGTCCGTAGTGAAGTCACAAATATCAGTCGTTACTTACCTATGGAAACGGTTGATCATTTCAAAGCGATACTTTTCGAATATTTTAGTCAGAAGGGATGTGCTGATACTTTCAGTGAGAAAGAATTGGAAGCAATCCATAAACTTCGGACTGAGAAATATATTTGCGAAGACTGGATCTTCAGTCGTTGA